From one Helicoverpa zea isolate HzStark_Cry1AcR chromosome 10, ilHelZeax1.1, whole genome shotgun sequence genomic stretch:
- the LOC124633692 gene encoding UDP-N-acetylglucosamine--peptide N-acetylglucosaminyltransferase 110 kDa subunit isoform X2 gives MTPCLLQACYLKAIETRPDFAVAWSNLGCVFNAQSEIWLAIHHFEKAVALDPNFLDAYINLGNVLKEARIFDRAVAAYLRALNLSPNNAVVHGNLACVYYEQGLIDLAIDTYRRAIELQPNFPDAYCNLANALKEKGQVADAEECYNTALRLCPSHADSLNNLANIKREQGYIEEATRLYLKALEVFPEFAAAHSNLASVLQQQGKLTEALMHYKEAIRIQPTFADAYSNMGNTLKEMQDVAGALQCYTRAIQINPAFADAHSNLASIHKDSGNIPEAIQSYRTALKLKPDFPDAYCNLAHCLQIVCDWTDYESRMKKLVSIVAEQLEKNRLPSVHPHHSMLYPLTHEYRKAIAARHANLCLEKVQVLHKPPFKFPRELQGRLRIGYVSSDFGNHPTSHLMQSVPGLHDRAKVEIFCYALSPDDGTTFRSKIAREAEHFIDLSQVQCNGKAADKIYGDGIHILVNMNGYTKGARNEIFALRPAPVQVMWLGYPGTSGASYMDYLITDGVTSPVELASQYSEKMAYMPHTYFVGDHKQMFPHLQERLILSDKVKSHNNLGSVADNVAVINATDLSPLVETTDIKEIKEIVRAARPVEISLKVAELPTTTPIETMIASGQVQTSVNGVILQNGLATTQTNNKAATGEEVPQSIVITTRQQYGLPDDAVVYCNFNQLYKIDPLTLHMWVYILKNVPNSVLWLLRFPAVGEPNLQNTAQQLGLPPGRIIFSNVAAKEEHVRRGQLADVCLDTPLCNGHTTSMDILWTGTPVVTLPGETLASRVAASQLNTLGCPELIARTRIEYQDIAVRLGTDREYLKAIRAKVWAARTESPLFDCKAYATGLEMLYNKMWQRYARGDRPDHIKADK, from the exons ATGACACCATGTCTGCTGCAG GCTTGTTACTTGAAGGCAATAGAAACGAGGCCAGACTTTGCAGTAGCATGGAGTAACTTGGGATGCGTGTTTAACGCACAGAGCGAAATCTGGCTGGCCATTCACCACTTTGAGAAGGCCGTTGCACTAGATCCCAATTTCTTGGACGCTTACATTAATTTGGGAAATGTTCTCAAAGAAGCCAGAATTTTCGACAG GGCCGTTGCGGCGTATCTTCGTGCGTTGAATTTATCGCCAAATAATGCTGTGGTTCACGGCAATTTGGCGTGCGTTTACTATGAACAAGGACTGATTGACTTGGCAATTGACACGTATAGACGAGCCATTGAATTGCAACCGAACTTCCCTGACGCATATTGTAATTTAGCGAATGCACTAAAAGAGAAAGGACAAGTCGCCGATGCCGAAGAGTGTTACAACACAGCTCTAAGACTATGTCCCTCACACGCCGACTCACTCAACAACTTGGCGAACATTAAACGCGAACAGGGATACATCGAGGAAGCGACTCGTTTGTACTTGAAAGCTTTGGAAGTGTTCCCCGAATTTGCTGCAGCTCACAGCAATTTGGCTTCAGTTCTACAACAACAGGGCAAGCTAACTGAGGCTCTCATGCATTACAAAGAGGCGATACGAATTCAACCAACTTTCGCTGATGCGTACAGTAATATGGGCAACACGCTCAAAGAGATGCAGGATGTAGCGGGCGCACTGCAGTGTTACACCAGAGCTATTCAGATAAATCCTGCATTTGCTGACGCTCACAGCAATCTTGCTAGCATTCACAAAGACTCTGGGAACATTCCCGAAGCTATCCAGTCTTATAGGACGGCTTTGAAATTGAAACCAGATTTCCCCGATGCGTATTGCAATTTGGCTCATTGCTTGCAAATCGTGTGCGATTGGACCGACTACGAGTCGAGAATGAAGAAGCTTGTCAGTATTGTGGCCGAGCAACTCGAAAAGAACAGGCTGCCGTCAGTACATCCTCACCATTCTATGTTGTATCCTCTCACGCATGAATACAGAAAGGCGATCGCGGCCCGGCACGCTAACCTTTGTCTTGAAAAAGTACAAGTTCTGCACAAACCACCATTCAAGTTCCCTCGTGAGTTGCAAGGACGACTCCGTATCGGTTACGTGAGCAGTGACTTTGGTAACCACCCCACTTCTCACTTGATGCAGTCGGTACCTGGTCTGCACGACCGCGCTAAGGTAGAAATCTTCTGCTACGCCCTGAGCCCTGATGACGGCACCACATTCCGATCTAAGATCGCCCGAGAGGCTGAACATTTCATTGACTTATCTCAAGTACAATGTAACGGCAAAGCTGCCGATAAAATCTACGGCGACGGTATTCACATTCTTGTCAATATGAACGGCTACACAAAAGGAGCGCGGAACGAGATATTTGCGTTGCGGCCGGCCCCCGTACAAGTTATGTGGCTCGGATATCCCGGAACTAGTGGGGCTAGCTATATGGACTATTTAATCACGGATGGAGTGACGTCACCCGTGGAACTGGCGAGCCAATACAGCGAGAAAATGGCTTACATGCCGCACACGTACTTCGTGGGCGATCACAAGCAAATGTTCCCGCACTTGCAGGAACGACTCATTCTCAGCGACAAAGTGAAATCTCATAACAATTTAGGAAGCGTAGCCGACAATGTGGCGGTTATCAATGCTACGGATCTATCTCCTCTGGTGGAGACTACAGACATTAAAGAGATTAAAGAAATCGTACGAGCCGCTCGACCTGTTGAAATATCTTTGAAAGTAGCGGAACTGCCGACCACCACGCCTATTGAGACCATGATTGCTTCAGGACAAGTGCAG ACATCAGTAAACGGAGTGATTCTTCAGAACGGCTTAGCGACCACACAAACGAACAACAAGGCAGCAACTGGCGAGGAAGTGCCACAGTCTATCGTTATAACTACCCGCCAACAGTACGGACTACCCGACGACGCAGTAGTGTATTGCAACTTCAACCAACTGTACAAGATCGACCCGTTGACACTGCATATGTGGGTGTACATACTGAAGAATGTGCCCAACAGTGTGTTGTGGCTGCTACGCTTCCCCGCTGTTGGAGAACCTAATCTTCAGAATACTGCTCAACAATTAG gtCTGCCTCCTGGCCGCATTATCTTCTCAAACGTGGCTGCTAAAGAGGAGCATGTTCGTCGCGGGCAGCTGGCCGACGTATGTCTGGACACGCCATTGTGTAACGGCCATACCACCAGCATGGACATTTTGTGGACTGGCACGCCTGTTGTCACGCTGCCGGGAGAGACGCTGGCTTCcag AGTGGCAGCATCTCAGTTGAATACGCTTGGTTGTCCCGAGTTGATCGCGAGAACGAGGATAGAATATCAAGACATAGCTGTAAGACTAGGAACCGATAGGGAATA TTTAAAAGCAATCCGCGCTAAGGTTTGGGCCGCCCGCACCGAGAGTCCGCTGTTCGACTGCAAGGCGTACGCCACCGGCTTAGAAATGTTATACAATAAGATGTGGCAGAGGTACGCGCGAGGCGACCGCCCCGACCACATAAAGGCCGACAAATAG
- the LOC124633692 gene encoding UDP-N-acetylglucosamine--peptide N-acetylglucosaminyltransferase 110 kDa subunit isoform X1, protein MITKMQSQANVAVPQSVTTQPQSQQIVGVGVPANAVILKMSDIQQISTVGLLELAHREYQAGDYESAELHCMQLWRQDATNTGVLLLLSSIHFQCRRLDKSAQFSSLAIKQNPLLAEAYSNLGNVFKERGQLQEALENYRHAVRLKPDFIDGYINLAAALVAAGDMEQAVQAYVTALQYNPDLYCVRSDLGNLLKALGRLDEAKACYLKAIETRPDFAVAWSNLGCVFNAQSEIWLAIHHFEKAVALDPNFLDAYINLGNVLKEARIFDRAVAAYLRALNLSPNNAVVHGNLACVYYEQGLIDLAIDTYRRAIELQPNFPDAYCNLANALKEKGQVADAEECYNTALRLCPSHADSLNNLANIKREQGYIEEATRLYLKALEVFPEFAAAHSNLASVLQQQGKLTEALMHYKEAIRIQPTFADAYSNMGNTLKEMQDVAGALQCYTRAIQINPAFADAHSNLASIHKDSGNIPEAIQSYRTALKLKPDFPDAYCNLAHCLQIVCDWTDYESRMKKLVSIVAEQLEKNRLPSVHPHHSMLYPLTHEYRKAIAARHANLCLEKVQVLHKPPFKFPRELQGRLRIGYVSSDFGNHPTSHLMQSVPGLHDRAKVEIFCYALSPDDGTTFRSKIAREAEHFIDLSQVQCNGKAADKIYGDGIHILVNMNGYTKGARNEIFALRPAPVQVMWLGYPGTSGASYMDYLITDGVTSPVELASQYSEKMAYMPHTYFVGDHKQMFPHLQERLILSDKVKSHNNLGSVADNVAVINATDLSPLVETTDIKEIKEIVRAARPVEISLKVAELPTTTPIETMIASGQVQTSVNGVILQNGLATTQTNNKAATGEEVPQSIVITTRQQYGLPDDAVVYCNFNQLYKIDPLTLHMWVYILKNVPNSVLWLLRFPAVGEPNLQNTAQQLGLPPGRIIFSNVAAKEEHVRRGQLADVCLDTPLCNGHTTSMDILWTGTPVVTLPGETLASRVAASQLNTLGCPELIARTRIEYQDIAVRLGTDREYLKAIRAKVWAARTESPLFDCKAYATGLEMLYNKMWQRYARGDRPDHIKADK, encoded by the exons ATGATAACCAAAATGCAATCACAAGCGAATGTCGCCGTGCCACAATCTGTCACGACACAACCACAGTCACAGCAAATTGTTGGTGTTGGAGTTCCAGCAAATGCAGTGATATTAAAAATGTCAGATATACAACAGATATCTACAGTTG GGCTATTGGAACTGGCCCACCGAGAATACCAAGCCGGTGACTATGAGAGTGCAGAGCTACACTGCATGCAACTATGGAGACAAGACGCCACGAACACTGGTGTGCTCCTTCTGCTGTCTTCTATCCACTTCCAGTGTAGAAGATTGGATAAGTCTGCCCAGTTCTCTTCGCTGGCGATCAAACAAAATCCTCTATTGGCTGAGGCATACAG CAACCTGGGCAACGTTTTCAAAGAGCGCGGTCAGCTGCAAGAGGCGCTAGAGAACTACAGACACGCTGTCAGATTGAAGCCGGACTTCATCGATGGCTACATCAACCTTGCGGCCGCCCTCGTGGCCGCCGGAGACATGGAGCAAGCTGTTCAGGCTTACGTCACTGCCCTACAGTATAATCCT GATCTGTACTGCGTTCGGAGTGACTTGGGCAATTTGCTCAAAGCACTTGGACGTTTGGACGAGGCAAAG GCTTGTTACTTGAAGGCAATAGAAACGAGGCCAGACTTTGCAGTAGCATGGAGTAACTTGGGATGCGTGTTTAACGCACAGAGCGAAATCTGGCTGGCCATTCACCACTTTGAGAAGGCCGTTGCACTAGATCCCAATTTCTTGGACGCTTACATTAATTTGGGAAATGTTCTCAAAGAAGCCAGAATTTTCGACAG GGCCGTTGCGGCGTATCTTCGTGCGTTGAATTTATCGCCAAATAATGCTGTGGTTCACGGCAATTTGGCGTGCGTTTACTATGAACAAGGACTGATTGACTTGGCAATTGACACGTATAGACGAGCCATTGAATTGCAACCGAACTTCCCTGACGCATATTGTAATTTAGCGAATGCACTAAAAGAGAAAGGACAAGTCGCCGATGCCGAAGAGTGTTACAACACAGCTCTAAGACTATGTCCCTCACACGCCGACTCACTCAACAACTTGGCGAACATTAAACGCGAACAGGGATACATCGAGGAAGCGACTCGTTTGTACTTGAAAGCTTTGGAAGTGTTCCCCGAATTTGCTGCAGCTCACAGCAATTTGGCTTCAGTTCTACAACAACAGGGCAAGCTAACTGAGGCTCTCATGCATTACAAAGAGGCGATACGAATTCAACCAACTTTCGCTGATGCGTACAGTAATATGGGCAACACGCTCAAAGAGATGCAGGATGTAGCGGGCGCACTGCAGTGTTACACCAGAGCTATTCAGATAAATCCTGCATTTGCTGACGCTCACAGCAATCTTGCTAGCATTCACAAAGACTCTGGGAACATTCCCGAAGCTATCCAGTCTTATAGGACGGCTTTGAAATTGAAACCAGATTTCCCCGATGCGTATTGCAATTTGGCTCATTGCTTGCAAATCGTGTGCGATTGGACCGACTACGAGTCGAGAATGAAGAAGCTTGTCAGTATTGTGGCCGAGCAACTCGAAAAGAACAGGCTGCCGTCAGTACATCCTCACCATTCTATGTTGTATCCTCTCACGCATGAATACAGAAAGGCGATCGCGGCCCGGCACGCTAACCTTTGTCTTGAAAAAGTACAAGTTCTGCACAAACCACCATTCAAGTTCCCTCGTGAGTTGCAAGGACGACTCCGTATCGGTTACGTGAGCAGTGACTTTGGTAACCACCCCACTTCTCACTTGATGCAGTCGGTACCTGGTCTGCACGACCGCGCTAAGGTAGAAATCTTCTGCTACGCCCTGAGCCCTGATGACGGCACCACATTCCGATCTAAGATCGCCCGAGAGGCTGAACATTTCATTGACTTATCTCAAGTACAATGTAACGGCAAAGCTGCCGATAAAATCTACGGCGACGGTATTCACATTCTTGTCAATATGAACGGCTACACAAAAGGAGCGCGGAACGAGATATTTGCGTTGCGGCCGGCCCCCGTACAAGTTATGTGGCTCGGATATCCCGGAACTAGTGGGGCTAGCTATATGGACTATTTAATCACGGATGGAGTGACGTCACCCGTGGAACTGGCGAGCCAATACAGCGAGAAAATGGCTTACATGCCGCACACGTACTTCGTGGGCGATCACAAGCAAATGTTCCCGCACTTGCAGGAACGACTCATTCTCAGCGACAAAGTGAAATCTCATAACAATTTAGGAAGCGTAGCCGACAATGTGGCGGTTATCAATGCTACGGATCTATCTCCTCTGGTGGAGACTACAGACATTAAAGAGATTAAAGAAATCGTACGAGCCGCTCGACCTGTTGAAATATCTTTGAAAGTAGCGGAACTGCCGACCACCACGCCTATTGAGACCATGATTGCTTCAGGACAAGTGCAG ACATCAGTAAACGGAGTGATTCTTCAGAACGGCTTAGCGACCACACAAACGAACAACAAGGCAGCAACTGGCGAGGAAGTGCCACAGTCTATCGTTATAACTACCCGCCAACAGTACGGACTACCCGACGACGCAGTAGTGTATTGCAACTTCAACCAACTGTACAAGATCGACCCGTTGACACTGCATATGTGGGTGTACATACTGAAGAATGTGCCCAACAGTGTGTTGTGGCTGCTACGCTTCCCCGCTGTTGGAGAACCTAATCTTCAGAATACTGCTCAACAATTAG gtCTGCCTCCTGGCCGCATTATCTTCTCAAACGTGGCTGCTAAAGAGGAGCATGTTCGTCGCGGGCAGCTGGCCGACGTATGTCTGGACACGCCATTGTGTAACGGCCATACCACCAGCATGGACATTTTGTGGACTGGCACGCCTGTTGTCACGCTGCCGGGAGAGACGCTGGCTTCcag AGTGGCAGCATCTCAGTTGAATACGCTTGGTTGTCCCGAGTTGATCGCGAGAACGAGGATAGAATATCAAGACATAGCTGTAAGACTAGGAACCGATAGGGAATA TTTAAAAGCAATCCGCGCTAAGGTTTGGGCCGCCCGCACCGAGAGTCCGCTGTTCGACTGCAAGGCGTACGCCACCGGCTTAGAAATGTTATACAATAAGATGTGGCAGAGGTACGCGCGAGGCGACCGCCCCGACCACATAAAGGCCGACAAATAG